From the Nycticebus coucang isolate mNycCou1 chromosome 13, mNycCou1.pri, whole genome shotgun sequence genome, the window tttacttttaacaatttaaaaaatattgcaagGTATGTCCAGCTATAAACAAATATGTTCTTAGCAGTTGTCCTAGCAGCTTGGTTTGCAAGCAATTTGGCTGTAGCCACTTGATCCAGATAAACCATTTGGAAGTGTTATACTCACATAGGCTCTTACCAAAGGCTTGAGGAAATGAGAGCGCCTCCTTCCCTTCCTACAGTGGCCTCAATGCACACATTTTTCGTTCTTGGAGGATTAGAGACCCGTTTCTAGTGATGAAATTCAAATTGACTTCCAATAACAATTACCTTTTGCCCCCTCTCTTATGGTCTCCATGAAGCCCAATGCCCACTCTGGAAGAAGTCAACGCCTGGGCTCAGTCCTTCGACAAACTGATGATTACTCCGGCGGGAAGAAATGCTTTCCGAGAATTCCTCCGGACAGAATTCAGTGAAGAAAATATGCTTTTCTGGATGGCCTGTGAGGAACTGAAAAAAGAAGCTAATAAAAACATGATTGAAGAGAAGGCCAGAATAATATACGACAACTACATTTCTACCCTTTCTCCTAAAGAGGTATGTGACAGTGAAAAGGCTTCCACTTCCATGCCTGCGCGTGTTCACCCTGCACAGTAACAGCCACTCTAACAGGTAGAAATCAGCTCTGTCCACATTCCCAGCACCCACACTCCCTCGGCTGTGGGCCCAGTGATGGGCTCCAAGTGCCCCCCGAAATCTGTGAAAAgttttgtgcatttttctgaACAAAGTCTCTGTAACTTTCATCAGATTCTCTAAGACAGAGAGTCTGCACATCTCCTGTTACTACTGTTTATAATATTGCACCCTGGAGACATTCCTTGAAATAAATTGTCCTGTTATTCTGAGCAAAATCTTTTTTACAGGTATCTTTATCTTAGCACTGATAAGATACTGATACTGCAAAGATTTTCCCCAGAGTATCCTTTTGTTTGATCAGAGAAATTGTCACATGatttggcttttgttgttgtttttctgacacacagtcacccaggctggagcagcggcccaatcatagctcactgcagcctccaactcctgggctcaagtgatcctcctacccacccatctcagcctctcaagtagctgggactacaggtgtgcactgccttacctggctaatttttcttattttttttatagagatgagggaGGTTTCattatgtggcccaggctggtctttaacttctggcctcaagtgatcctcccacctcagcctcccaaagtgctaagattataggcttaAGCTATCATGCCTAGCCTCTCAGAGGTTTTAGTTTcttcaaatctaaaatttagGAGGttactgaggcaggtggattgcctgagctcaggagtttaagaccagcctgagcaagagtttgagacccccatctctaaaaaaaaaaaaaagtcgtgcattgtgacagatgcctgtagttccagctactctggaggctgaggcaagaggatcagttgagcccaagagtttgaggttgctgtctgaactgtgacaccatagcactctaccatcagcaacaaagtgagactctgtctcaaaaaaaaaaaaattaggttagaTTGTTCTCACAATTAGGTGCTTTGAAGCTCTACTTCTGTGGTTCTcgactttcctaatgccacaaccctttaatacaattcctgtgggttgcgacccacaggttgagaactgctgctctaattATAACATCATTGTTATTTCCTACTTTGTGCCAATAAGAATGTAAGGTTGATAAAGCAGGGCCTCTGCTGTCAAGGAGCTCCCCGGGAAGTGGACAGACAGGGGCCCCTGGGGACATGGCTCAGTGTTCACAGTGACTGGGGGGGGCGGGTGGGACAAGAATGGGCTGGGGCTGAagctcagcagttctcaacctgtgggtcacgatctcTTTGGGGtcacctaatatcagatatttacattacaattcataacagcagcaaaaatcacagttatgaagtagcaatgaaaataattttatggttgggggccaCCACAatctgaggaactgtattaaagggttgcagcagtaggaaggttgagaaccactgctgtcgATGGACTGAGGATAATGAAATGGACATTACCAGAAACAAAATGGGATGAGGACATCCCAGGGAATAGGACTAGATGAGCCAAGAAGAAAAGCATAGACCTGCGTAGCAGGGTGAGCGTAGAGTTTGCTGTGCAGGGCATGTGCGCTGCTCCCCCAGCCATGAGGGTGCACAGCACACAGCTGGGGGAGATTGAGAAATGGGATAGTCCAAGAGTATGGGGGATTTGGGGTGCCATGCTGAGGAGTTCAGATGTTCATTCTGGGAAGCCCTTGGCTTTGGTAATATCACACAATTTGGATTTCTAGATGACCAGTATGGCTGTAGAATGGTGTGGGAGCAGCATCGCGGCAGAGGGCGTTAGGGGACTAATTCAGGAGTCCAGGCACAGGGAGGCCTCACTAGACCAGCTGAAGAGACAAGGGAGGGAAGATTTAAGGTAAACCGCAGAGTCTCAAATACCTCCCACATGTCTGGTTTAGGCAGACTGAATGCAGAGATGGTCAACTGCCTTAAGTTTGCATTGGTAACCTGGAGAAACTCAGTTCACGTGTTTAAATACTGAGTTCACAAAGTTAATTTCATTTTGGattaataagaaacaaaagaatttttgtcctttaatttatgaCGTCCACATATCTTTATTTTGTTacgattttccttttttttttgagacagagtcttgttatgttggatttttcttttagtaaGGCAAGAATTTTCATTATTGTCTTTTAAGGCATTACATGTGTACAACCAAAAAAACTTAGcaaatttacaaatgaaaaacgATATAAGATGACCCTTTTCTCCCAAACATGAACATTTAGTATTTGAAATGTAAAAGCTTGAAGAAGTTCAAGAGCACAGACCCAGGGGTCAGCTTAGGCTGGAACCTCGGCTCTCCCTGATGAGGTGTTTTTCACACCCTTTGAGCAGCTGTGCACAAAGGGGACGTCACACCTGTCGGCTTGGCTGGGACAGGAGGAAAGGTTATTCTAGATGAGGGAACAGGACAAGATGGTTCTGGCTCCTTCTTTAATTTCAAGTGGAAGAGAGAAGTAGAGCTGGCAATCAGTAGCAGCAGAAGCTCAAGCTCTGGACTTGATCTTCAGAGCACCCGTGAGCCAGTGCAGGCTGTGGGGCTGGAGCGTCGGGTTGGGGTTTGCACTTCAGAAAGAGCCCCAGGTTGGACGCGTAGCAGGGCTTGCCGAAGCACGACACTGGTGCCAGGAGACCAGGTAGGAGGCGGCTGACAGATGCCGCAGGAAAGGGTGAGTGACCTCCACAAGGGTCATGGCCGAGAGGAAGGAGGAGTTGGACAGATTCCAGAGTGTTGAAGAGGCAGGGTCAGCGGGACTTGGTTCACTGGGTATGGAGCCAGAGGGCAAATTAAAGGACAGGCGGGACTGTGAACTGCGTGGGCACAAGTAGTGTCATTTTTTCACAAGCTACACAAGGAAGAGACCTGGAGATGCCGGGCGTCTGTTTTGAATGTAGTGGCTTAAAGTGCCCCTGTGGACAGGAGAGAGGGGCTGTCCAGGAGGACGGTGGGTAGACACATTGCACAGGTGGATCCCTGAGGTCAGTATCTCATGGTTAGCGCACCGTGTTTTCAGTTTGACACTAGTGCATACGCACTGCATGGCAACAGGGCTGCCCGGCCAGCGGGTACAGATGTGGTCCAGCCAGAAGAGAAGCCTGGGTTCATCTCTGCAGCTTCGACCTGGACTCCTCTTGGTCTGTGGTCCTATTGGAAACATCTGAGCCCAGTAGCTTGCTGGGGTCTGTGAGACAGTCTTGCCTCGGATGAGTAAGACATCAGAGCAATAATAGCTGGCTTCTGCTAGGGGCTTAGTAGATTCTAAGCCAGGgctcctcaaactgcggcccgtgggccacatgaagcggtgtgaattgtatttgttctcgttttgttttttacttcaaaataagatatgtgcagtgtgcgtaggaatttgttcatagttttttttttttaaactatagtccagccctccaacggtctgagggacagtgaattggccccgtttacaaagtttgaggacgcctgctctaagcACTTGAAGTGAATTCTCGTTATATCACCAAAATCTGGAAACTACTTTCATCCTCATTGCCATCCGCTTTAAGAGACACCGAGTTTATCTTGCCCAAGACCTCACAGCTGAGCAGTGACAGAGCCGGGATTTAAACACCGGCCCTCGGTCCCCGCGATTGAAGCCGTCTAGGGTGCTTGAGTCAGCTTCCACTTCACCCCATGCCCACCCCTACCAGTGGTCTGTCACTCGCTTCCAGAAATCTGCCCCCGTGTCCAGCCGGACAGAAGCTTGAAATGTAAAAGCTTGAAGAAGTTCAAGAGCACAGACCCAGGGATCAGCTTAGGCTGGAACCTCGGCTCTCCCCGATGAGGTGTTTTTCACACCCTTTGAGCAGCTGTGCACAAAGGGGACGTCACACCTGTCGGCTTGGCTGGGACAGGAGGAAAGGTTATTCCAGACGAGGGAACAGGacaagggagggaaggggcctCCATGTCCAGGCCTCATGTTATTAGTAAAAAGCAAGGGATGACTCTGCACACACTACATTTTTTCTTCAGAAGACATAGGAAATGCCttttaaagaagcaaaacaaTGCTATGGTTTTCTAACTGAGTGTGAGCCTACCAGCATTTCTTAGAACTTGTGAAAAACACAAATTTCAGGCCCCTCTCAAGACCTCCTGAGGCTGGGGGTGAGGCTGCAGGAGGCTGCTCAGCTCTGCTGGAGCTGCAGGAGGCTGCTCAGCTCTGCTGGAGGTCTGCAGGAGGCTGCTCAGCTCTGCTGGAGGTGGCTGAGGCCACAGGAGGTCCAGGCCCCGGTTCATTATTCATGTAGTTTCCTTCTGCCTTGTGATGTATTGGGGTGGTCTTGGTGGCTTTGGGCCGCGTTTACCAACTGAAGTTTGTTTCCACTGGCAGGTCAGCTTAGACTCCCGGGTCCGGGAAGTCATCGACAGGAACATGGGGGAGCCATCCCAGCACGTGTTTGACGACGCTCAGCTTCAGATTTACACCCTGATGCACAGGGACTCGTACCCCCGCTTCATGAACTCTGCTCTCTACAAGGATTTGCTGCAGTCCTTATCTGAGAAATCAGTTGAAGCGtagaattttcaaatatatttattattgatgaaataataaaagagctCACAGGCTGCCTCTAGCACAGGGAGCTTAGGTAGTGATGTCTTCTGCCTGAGTAACACTCGGCCATGTTAATAACCACGGTTTCCCGCCACAGATAGCCATCTACTCAGAACAGAAACTGTAGTCACCTTTAGTGATTCTCTGGGGGGAGAAGGGCGTGGCTGTTTTTAGAAAGATAGTGTATTTACAATGACAGCCACAGTAGCACGTGTCCGTGGCAGAGGACACACCGGAAGACCCCGTACTACCTACGGTACGCACACCCACAGAGCAAGCAGGACTTCTCTTTTGCATGAGTCCACAGACACACTCCTTCCCCACCCTCCACGCCCTCAGAATGACACTCAGATGTTTCCCAGGCTCCccttcaggctggttttgaatgcGTCCCTTATCAGTGCCATCAGGGGACTCAAATTCACATTTCATAAGGATATGAACACTTCTTGTGACAGCGGCATTCCATTTtatctgagtgtgtgtgtgcatacatatgtGTACGCGTGGATCTCTCTACGTGGTTCATGGAAAGCACTGTGGTCCTAAGTGGATCGGCCTGGAAGATTTGGTAAGAGAAACttagaaaattcttttgtttgcaaGGAGTTACTGTTAACGTTATTATCAGAATGTATTATCCTAAAAGAATGAACTTTTAAGTTCACAGCTTGGTTGTGTTCACAACAAAACATTCAAATAAGCCTATTTCCACTTTTACTATTGAAAGAAATATGGGCATTttcactcttaaaaaaataaagcacaagaATTTTACctcaatctttatttttctcatgtagAAGTGGAAGATGATGTAAGTGGGGACATGTGCAGTGCACCCTTTAGCTCCCAGACTAGGGTTCTGTCTTTAGATGCTGCCATTTTTATCATAGGTAAATGGAAGAACTTCAGAACTTATGGGTAAAAATACTGGTAGCCCTAAACCATCCTGAAGAAACGCATCTCTACAACAATTGAAAAAGATAGTCAAAATCTGGAGCGAAACAATGGGCTGGAAGTTCCTTCACAGGGGCCTCCGGTGGGGTGACTGTCCTTCCCCTGAGTCACGCTGTACCTGCCCCCCCAGCAACCTCCCTGTATCTTCATGACTCGCCTCAAGTCCCAACCTGAGTTCTCAGTAAACCATTTTACCTCCCACTTTACTAATGAACATCGTGTCCCTGCCCCCCGCACTTGCCGCGTAAGCTACAGATACACCGTATATAGATGAGCATCTCTTACCACCTCCTTCAGTTCAGACCCAGAAAATGGAGCCTTCTTGCCTCCCTTTCAAGGTGTGAACCCCTGGCAGGTGCTGTTGAATCCATCTCTCCCAATCTCATTTTTCACTGAACAAAGAGGACACAATTGCAATTAAGACATAAGCCCTATCTCCTAGCAGTTCACAGTCAATTAAGGGAGTCAGACGTGTCACTGGCAACCATAAAATAGGGCAGTGGGTATTGCACGGAAGAGCCCAGCTGTGAGAGTCCTGGAGGATCACGAGATTTCGGCAGGAGGGCACCAAAGGCAAAGCTGCCTAACAAGAAGAACGTGTAAGTGTGGGGCAGGGAGGGCACTGGAGAGGAGGCCTGCGTCATTGAAGCTGTCCCAAATAGTCCAGTTAGGGACTGTGAGACATACGTAAAAATGGAGATGTTGAGAAGTGAGGTGGCTGCAAGGACCCTGGCCAGTGAGAGCCTGGGACCGATCGGGGATTTTTTAGCAGGGACTGACAGCATGGAAAAAGGGCTGAAGACAAATCTGTACAAAGGCGGACAGGAAAACAAGAGGCCCAAAGGAGATGAGAAGGATTCACCTTCTCAATACGGGTAGGAAGAAAGTCAGGGAACATGGGGATtcctcaaaaactgaaaaacagcagacgatgtgtcaaacggtctataaaaccagtgtatggtgccctatgatcgcattaatgtacacagctatgatttaataataaaaaaaagaaaagaaaagaaaaataacatgacCAGGAGCATTTGCAGGGAAGGCGGCCAACGATGGGGAACCAAAGCTCTCCCCCCACGCTCTCCCCACTCTGCTCTGGGAGCTTCACCAGTGGAGAACAGCCTGCAGTGGGCAAGGCCAGCTCCTCCGTCCTCCCTTCCCATCACACTTCTCACACTGGCTGTCCCCATTGTTTCATCTCCTTGCTCACCCCTCCAGCCGCGATGGTGTCCCCACTGCTCTGCGCAGCCCCGGGACGCTCTGctcccagcctcagcttcccgacAGTGACAGAGTGGACAGCCCCTGACTTGCGAGGATGCTCCCTGTTCTATGAGACGGTCTCTGCTCCGCCACGTCCCTCTCGTCTCTCCCCGTTTCCTCCTAGCCAGCAGAGCACAGCAGCTGAAGGTTTGGGCTCCAGATGGATATCCAGCTTGACCTTCTGACTTCCCTGTGTGGAGATTTCGCCTTCCTGGGTATTATCCTGGATAAAAGTGAGGATACCAATGGTACTTTGTCTGTAGTGTTGCTGATGATTAAAACGACAGCACCTCAAATCCAGTAGCACTTACTACATCTTAGTTACCATGATAGCTCCCAAGGTGGGGGCTTCAGATTATGTTTCATACCAGTCTGTATGTTCTCCTATGGTTCTCATATCCCCTTCTCATTGTTTAAAATACCTACCAATCAGAAATGTCAATTAGTACGGCTGCTACagagaacagtatggagattcctcaaaaactgaaaaatagggCCGGATGTGGAGGctcacactctgagaggcctaggtgggtggactgcctgagctcacgagtttgagaccagcctagccagagtgagaccccatgtctaaaaaactagctgggcgttgtggcgggcgcctgtagtcccagccactctggaagttgaggcaaagggatcacttgagcttaagagtttgaggttgctgtgagctatgacacctcagcactcagggtgacagaataagactctgtctcaaaataaataaaaaccctaaaaatagaactaccataggaCCCAGCAACCCCACTGTGGGGtacatatccaaaagaaaggaaatcagtatgttgaagagattgCTGTACTCCCATGTCTGCCACAGGAATATTCACAGCAGACAAGATCTGAATCAACTAAGTGTCCATcactagatgaatggataaagaaaacgtggtaCGTGGACATGATGGAATAGaatccagccataaaaaagagcgaaacctgtcatttgcaacaacatggatggaaccagAGAACATTTTGTTAAGTGACATAAGccggcacagaaagacaaatttcacatgttctcactcaatTAAAACAAGTGCTCTCCTGGAGACAGAGCGTAGAATGAGAGTTACCACAGGCTGGGAAGGGTGGCAGGGTCGGGGAAGGAGATGGTTAAGGGTGCAAAAAATATAGTCAGAATGACCAAGATCTACAGGGTAACTAGTTATTGataagttattttatattttaaaataactaaaatagtggaattggaatattcttaacaaaaagaaatgataaatcctCAAGGTGACAGATACAtccattaccctgatttgattatgaCACATTTcgtgcctatatcaaaacatcacatgccctccataaatatgtacaactattatgtacccataagaattaaaaataaaaaaattaaaacagaccCAAATCAATCACTgcaaaaaaatcacatgtaagtttttttttaattaagagagTTTAAACAAATTTGACTTgatgaacaaaacaaagaatacatCATTATCATAAGACTTTATTGATTCAAAAGCATTTGCTACCCAACATAAGTCACTGtgtaaactaaaaaataaaaataaacaagatacTTACCAATATACAGATGAACACCAAACTGGGATCTAGTCTAGACGCTCTCCTGAACTTGAGAATGGCAGCCAGCTGTCAGCTCCAGGGGCATATCCTGAAGATGAGTGAAACACCAGGTCTTGATTCTGACTCATCACCCACTGCCTGCCAGCATCCCCCGGACCCAAACGGTCACCTAAGCTCTCATCTGCGTGTTAACGTCCACCCTGTCCCGCGCCTCCCAAACATAATCGTCCAGCCTCACCAGCGCCACCTCCAAGCGTTTCTTGTGTGTCTTTTCTCTGTCCTTCTCCATGATCACACCTGCATCACTGCCCAGAGAGCCTCCTGTCCCGTCTCCCACATCCAGCATCAGCCTGTTCAAGTCCATCCTTCAGCCAGCCAGTGGGTGAGCTTTCTCACACCCAAATCTGCTTGTCACCATCCTGCCAAGCCTTAAAAGTAGTTCccaattgggtggcgcctgtggctcaaggggtagggcgccggtcccatatgccggaggtggcaggttcaaacccagccccggccaaaaaacaaaacaaaacaaaacaaacaaaaaaaaagtagttccCAATTGCCTGGGGTACAAATATCAAGTTCTTGGGCCACCATATAACCAAGGGCCTCTGTAGTCAGACTGCTAGCTCTCTGGCCAGCCttgcctttgttttatttatttatttatttatttatgtatttatagctttttaaaaataaatcatgtgtTTCAGTGTAACATGAGAGCTCAATGCTATATCAAAGTAGCAAGAGTGAAGACTCCTGGTCTTTTTGTATAAATACTGAATAACAGTACACTTGCCTTCAACTTtacaagaaattattttcaggTCCACAATGATTCACACAGCCGGGACGTGAGTGTTGAACTAGTAGACAGTGAAAACCCAATAACTGAGCTTCACTCCAAAGCCATACtggggtggtgatggtggcaaTGGTGATAGGGCCAGCTTGCTGAACAAAAAACCCATGTCTTTTAATTTAGTCACTTAGTGAAAATATAGTATATGTCAAAATTATAGAATACCGTGCAGGAATGGAGCCATAGGAGACACACACACTGGAACCCTGAAGCAGTGAACGTGTGTCCACCCGTTTTGAGATGGATCTAAGTCCTGCAGCCGTTGAATCTCCACACACATAAAGCTACCATCTGAGGAAGACCAGAgttccctgccctgcccagggctGCTGACGGGTCACTTGGCCCATGGCTGTGTGTCTCAGCAGTAGTTGGCTGGAGTACAGGCCGGGACTAAGATCATAAGCCACCACCTTCTACGGTCCCACAGGTCACGCTTCCAAAGCTGCTGCTCCCTTGGGAGAGTTCTTTAAAAACCCAAGTGTATttaaaacaaacagcaaaaaccCACAGTTCTGACCCCATAACACACATTACCATCCAACCCACCACAAGAACTATGTTCCACTTGGTCACAATAGTCAGACTCCATTGTATCAAGTTACATTGATAGTATTTTtgatacagtatttttctttgtttttttttcagttttttggccggggctgggtttgaacctggcacctgcagtatatgggactggcaccctactcctttgagccacaggcgcca encodes:
- the RGS20 gene encoding regulator of G-protein signaling 20 isoform X3 — translated: MLFWCQPMGSERTETRKRPPPAPQEAPDAPGPQAAGSRGSNACCFCWCCCCSCSCLTVRNQDQRPTRASHELRTDDLPTCEESPMPTLEEVNAWAQSFDKLMITPAGRNAFREFLRTEFSEENMLFWMACEELKKEANKNMIEEKARIIYDNYISTLSPKEVSLDSRVREVIDRNMGEPSQHVFDDAQLQIYTLMHRDSYPRFMNSALYKDLLQSLSEKSVEA
- the RGS20 gene encoding regulator of G-protein signaling 20 isoform X2; this encodes MTQKRPVSTDRKYVSACLGLQSGKTHTTGSDCYCDQNFFFSGSWVSQIQRRNPPADQCLTVRNQDQRPTRASHELRTDDLPTCEESPMPTLEEVNAWAQSFDKLMITPAGRNAFREFLRTEFSEENMLFWMACEELKKEANKNMIEEKARIIYDNYISTLSPKEVSLDSRVREVIDRNMGEPSQHVFDDAQLQIYTLMHRDSYPRFMNSALYKDLLQSLSEKSVEA
- the RGS20 gene encoding regulator of G-protein signaling 20 isoform X1, with the protein product MRTANGGEPAGAAPPAGRADGGMPMGSERTETRKRPPPAPQEAPDAPGPQAAGSRGSNACCFCWCCCCSCSCLTVRNQDQRPTRASHELRTDDLPTCEESPMPTLEEVNAWAQSFDKLMITPAGRNAFREFLRTEFSEENMLFWMACEELKKEANKNMIEEKARIIYDNYISTLSPKEVSLDSRVREVIDRNMGEPSQHVFDDAQLQIYTLMHRDSYPRFMNSALYKDLLQSLSEKSVEA
- the RGS20 gene encoding regulator of G-protein signaling 20 isoform X4 translates to MGSERTETRKRPPPAPQEAPDAPGPQAAGSRGSNACCFCWCCCCSCSCLTVRNQDQRPTRASHELRTDDLPTCEESPMPTLEEVNAWAQSFDKLMITPAGRNAFREFLRTEFSEENMLFWMACEELKKEANKNMIEEKARIIYDNYISTLSPKEVSLDSRVREVIDRNMGEPSQHVFDDAQLQIYTLMHRDSYPRFMNSALYKDLLQSLSEKSVEA